A segment of the Sphingomonas crocodyli genome:
TCTTGTCACCAGTCAGCTTGTCGCTGTTGTAGGTGTAGAAGGCGGTGCCGGTCAGCTTGTTCGTGCCCGAACGCAGGATGACGTTGATCGCGCCGCCCTGAAAATTGCCTTCCGACACGTCATAAGGCGCTACCTTGACCGAGAACTGCTCGATCGCGTCAAGCGGCACCGGGCCGCGCGACGTCGGCAGACCGCCGACGTTAAGGCCGAAATCATCCGAGAAGCCGAGGCCGTCGACCGAGAACTTGTTCAAACGGGCGTTCTGGCCGGCGATCATCACGCCGCGGCTCTGGCCCGGATCGATCGTCGCGAACGGATCGCGGCGGGCGATGTCGCGGATGTCGCGGCTGACCGACGCGATCGTGGCGATCTGCTCACGGCCGATCGAGGTGATCGGGCCGGGCGACAGCTCGGTCGCGCGGATGTTCGCCGCGGTGACGACGATCGCGTCCTGCGTGGCGAGTTCGACCGGAATACGCAGCGGCTGACCGGCGGTCAGGTTGATGTCGGTAACGGTCGAGTCGGCGAAGCCCGGCGCCGTCACGACGACGGTGAACGGGCCGCCGGGGCGCAGGCCCGAGCTGGTGAAGCCGCCGTCGGCGCCCGTGGTCGCCGTCGTGGTCGTGCCCGACGGAACGTGGGTGATGGTGACGCTGGCGCCCGCGACGGGCGCGCCTGCCGAGGCGACGGTGCCGCGGATCGACGATGTGGTTTCCTGCGCGTACGCAGCCGTCGAACAGGCGACGATGGCGATGGCCGCCGCGCCTGCGTTCAAATAATGACGCATGTTTTCAGTCCCCTTTTGCAATCCCTGGTCCGATCATCGGGTGGCACCTGTGGTGTCCTTCCCCTCGATCCATCCCCCTGCGGACGACCTGGAATATCGTGGCCCGTTCACGGCCCTGCGGCTGATGCTCCCGCAGTGGCGCCGGGTGTCGTGTCGCGATAACGGTCCCAATGGCCCGTAATCTCGTCGACGACCTTGCCGCCGACGATGAAGGCCGCATCCAATGACGGTTGAAGCCCCGAATAGCCGCCCGAATTCTCGGCATTCAGGCTTTCGGCCGCGCCCAGCCCCGACGCGGGCGACGGCATCGAATAATTGCTGCCGGTGCGCAGCACGAGAACGCGCTGCGGATCGGCCTTGCCCGACTTGGCGAGCATCTTGATCGACTGGATGACCCCCGAATCCTCCATCGCGGTCATCGCGAAGCGGGCATTGTCGCCCGCCCAATATTTCGTCCATTTTTCGAAATGGGCGTTGAGCAAAGCGCCATGCCAGAAGGTCTGGCCGGTGATCTCGTCGCCCTTGATCACCTTGGGCGGCTCCATCGCCTTGGGGAAGCCGGTATAGGTCGCGCGCATCTTCTGCAGATCGGGCGTGTCGGCCAGCTTCACGTTGGCGGTCAGCGTATAGGCCCAGTCGCGCAGGCCCTTGTTGACCGGGAACAGATTGTAGCTCGTCTCGGGCGAGCGCGGCATTTCGTACGGCTGGGTGCGGTCGCGCGGCCACTGCCCGGCGGTCCAGCCCTTCGGTGCCTCGCGGACATCGACCGCATAGCCATAGTCGCTGTCGATCACGTCGCCGATCCAGGCGGCCGACCCCAGCGACGCCTCGTTCGGGTTCACGCCCGCAATCGCGGCGATCATCCAATAGGCCTTGGAAAGATCGAAACGCGGATCGAGGCCCAGCGCCATCGTCGATGCGGCCGCGCGATTGGTGCCGACGCCGGTGGACAGCAGCAGCGCCTGCTTCTTCGCGTCATAGCGCAGATCGCGGAACCCCATCGGGAAGGCGATCTTGTCGGGCATCACCGTGGCCCAGGCCTGAAACTCACCAGCCTTGTCGCCGGTGTCGGCGCCGATTTCAAACGCGGTGACGATCACCATGCGAATCGGAAGCGGCGCGGCAGGCTCGGCCGCCTGCGCCGGAGCGATCCATGCAAATGACAGCGCGGCAGCCGCCAGCAGTTGACGGCGCACGATATTGCGCTGCGAAACCTTTTCCATTGGGCCCCCTTGTTCCCCCGCGGGCGGCCTCTCCCCTACACCCGTCATGCGCGGGTTGGATCGATCCTAACACAAGTGTGACCGTCCGCAAGACGAGGTAACAGGATTCTTACTTACGGTTGCCGCAATGCAACATTATAGTGTTCGTAACGGGGGTGGCGTTATCGCGGGTGCACAAACTCAGGCGGGGGAACCGCGCAAGCGCGACGCCGATCGCACGCGCGCCGCAATATTGCGTGCGGCCACGCGCGAATTCGGCACGCACGGCTTTTCGGGCGGACGCACCGAACGGATCGCCGCCGCCGCCCGCTGCAACATCCGCCTGCTCTACCACCATTTCGGCAACAAGCAGGCGCTCTACCTCGCCGTGATCGAATCGGCCTATGCCGATCTGCGCGCGCAGGAGGCCGAACTCGCCTTCGACCTTTCCGATCCGCTGGGCAGCGTGGAGGCGCTGTTGCGCTTCACCTTCGGCTATTTCGAAAAGAACCCGCTGCTCGAAGGGCTGATCCGATCCGAAAACATGATGCAGGGCCGCTTCCTGCGCCAGTCGCAGAGCGTGCCTGAAGCGGCGGGGCGGCTGAAGGAACGGCTCGCCGCGATCATCGCGGCCGGCGAGGCGAAGGGCGTGATGCGCCCCGGCATCGATCCGGTGCAGCTTTACGTCACGATCACCGCACTCAGCCGCTTCCACCTGGCCAACAGCTATACGTTGTCCAACGTGCTGGGCGCCGATCTGCGCAGCGCCGCCTGGCGCGCCGCCTGGCTGACCCACAGCATCGATCTGCTGCGGGCGTGGGTGAAGCCTTAGGCCAGGCGCTCGGGCACGACTTCCGAATCCTCGACGATCTTGTCGACCGTCGACACCTTTTCCCACGGGAAGACGAACCAGTCCTTGTTCTGCGACCGATCGATCGTGCGGAAACGATAGTCGACCCGCTCGGCCGAAATCGTGTTGTCGATCAGCACGCCGAAGCGGATATTTTCCGCCACCGCGCCCGCGGAAGCCAGTTCGGTGCGCAGGTGCGTGATCGTGCCGCCCGAATCGTTGATGTCGTCGACGAACAACAGCCGCTCGCCCGTCTGGGTGCGCTTGGCCAGCTTCACCAGCAGCTCGGCGGCGAAATCGGGCACGTTCGACGAATAATCGACCGACAGCATCGGGATGTTCGTCGCGTGGCTCAGATAGACCGCCGGGGTCAGCCCGCCGCGGCCCACGCCGATGATGAATGTCGGCTCCCAGCCGCTCTCCTTCACGCGCGCGGCGACATAGTGGACGGCGGTCAGGAACTCGGCCTGCTCGACGGGGGTGAGGGTCGGCATCAGATTCTCCGGGGCGCGAAGGAAGCGCGGCTTATGCGCAGGGAAAGCCCGTCGATCAAGCGCCCTTCGCGGTCACATAATCATCCAGCTTCGCCAGATGCGCCGCCACTTCGGCATCGGACAGGAAGGATCCGAGGAAGCTGTTGCGGGCAAGCCGCGCAAAGTCCTTCGCGTCGAGCCGCCCGGCGGGGATCAGCGCGCGATAATTGTCGTTCACATAGCCGCCGAAATAGGCGGGATCGTCCGAATTGATCGTCGCACGCAGCCCGGCGCGCAGCATCCGCTCGATCGGGTGCGCATCGATATCGTTCACCACGCACAGCTTCAGGTTGGACAGCGGGCAGACCGTCAGCGTCATGCCGCTGCGCGACAGCTTCGCGGTCAGCGCGGCGTCGTCGAGGCTGCGATTGCCATGATCGAGCCGATCGATGTGGAGCAGATCGAGCGCCTCGTGAACATAGTCCGCCGGCCCCTCCTCGCCTGCGTGGGCAACGCGGAGCAGCCCCATCTCGCCCGCGCGGGCAAAGACGCGCTCGAACTTCGACGGCGGATGGCCAAGCTCCGAACTGTCGAGCCCGACGCCCGCGATCCGATCGAGCCACGGCTCGGCCGCCTTGAGCGTCGCGAACGCCGCTTCCTCGTCGAGATGGCGCAGGAAACACAGGATCAGCTTCGACGTCAGGCCATGCTTCGCCTGCGCCGAGGCCATCCCCGCCAGCAGCCCGTCGATCACCACATCGATCGGAATGCCACGATCGGTATGCGTCTGCGGATCAAAGAAGATTTCGGCGTGGCGGACATTGTCGGCCGCCGCGCGATCGAAATAGGCGGTCGCGAGATCGCAGAAATCCCATTCGGTGCGCAGCACGTTCGCGCCCGCATAATAGATGTCGAGAAAGTCCTGCAGGTTCGAGAATTCGTAGGCCGCCCGCACTTCTTCGACCGACTTGAACGGGATCTCGACCTTGTTGCGCTCGGCCAGCGCGAACATCATTTCGGGCTCCAGCGAGCCTTCGATGTGGAGGTGCAGTTCGGCCTTGGGCAGGCCGGAGACGAAGGCGTTCAGGTCGGTCATATACGATCCCGTTGGTGGGCAAGTTTGCCCGCCAGATAGGTGAAGGCGACCGCGCGGTCATCCCCCAGGATCTGCAATGCGAACAATCGGTCGTGCAGATCCGCCCCCGCTGTCCGCCGCGCGAGCAACGGCGTCGCGCACGGATCGAGCACCGCAAAGTCCGCCTCCTGCCCGACTTTCAGCGCGCCGACGCGATCGGCGATGCCGAGCGCCCTCGCCCCGCCGACGGTCGCGAGGTGGAGCGCGCGGAATGGATCGAGGCTCACCCCGCGCATCTGGCAGACCTTGTATGCCTCCCCCAGCGTATGCAGCAGCGAGAAGCTGGTCCCCGCCCCGATATCGGTGCCGATCCCGACGCCGACGCCATGCGCGCACGCTTTCTCCAGGTCGAACAGCCCCGATCCCAGGAACAGGTTCGACGTCGGGCAGAAGGCGGCATGCGCGCCCTTCGCCACCATGCGCGCGAAGGCGTCGTCGTCCA
Coding sequences within it:
- a CDS encoding TetR/AcrR family transcriptional regulator, with protein sequence MQHYSVRNGGGVIAGAQTQAGEPRKRDADRTRAAILRAATREFGTHGFSGGRTERIAAAARCNIRLLYHHFGNKQALYLAVIESAYADLRAQEAELAFDLSDPLGSVEALLRFTFGYFEKNPLLEGLIRSENMMQGRFLRQSQSVPEAAGRLKERLAAIIAAGEAKGVMRPGIDPVQLYVTITALSRFHLANSYTLSNVLGADLRSAAWRAAWLTHSIDLLRAWVKP
- a CDS encoding phosphoribosyltransferase, producing the protein MPTLTPVEQAEFLTAVHYVAARVKESGWEPTFIIGVGRGGLTPAVYLSHATNIPMLSVDYSSNVPDFAAELLVKLAKRTQTGERLLFVDDINDSGGTITHLRTELASAGAVAENIRFGVLIDNTISAERVDYRFRTIDRSQNKDWFVFPWEKVSTVDKIVEDSEVVPERLA
- a CDS encoding adenosine deaminase, whose amino-acid sequence is MTDLNAFVSGLPKAELHLHIEGSLEPEMMFALAERNKVEIPFKSVEEVRAAYEFSNLQDFLDIYYAGANVLRTEWDFCDLATAYFDRAAADNVRHAEIFFDPQTHTDRGIPIDVVIDGLLAGMASAQAKHGLTSKLILCFLRHLDEEAAFATLKAAEPWLDRIAGVGLDSSELGHPPSKFERVFARAGEMGLLRVAHAGEEGPADYVHEALDLLHIDRLDHGNRSLDDAALTAKLSRSGMTLTVCPLSNLKLCVVNDIDAHPIERMLRAGLRATINSDDPAYFGGYVNDNYRALIPAGRLDAKDFARLARNSFLGSFLSDAEVAAHLAKLDDYVTAKGA
- a CDS encoding purine-nucleoside phosphorylase → MEKVSQRNIVRRQLLAAAALSFAWIAPAQAAEPAAPLPIRMVIVTAFEIGADTGDKAGEFQAWATVMPDKIAFPMGFRDLRYDAKKQALLLSTGVGTNRAAASTMALGLDPRFDLSKAYWMIAAIAGVNPNEASLGSAAWIGDVIDSDYGYAVDVREAPKGWTAGQWPRDRTQPYEMPRSPETSYNLFPVNKGLRDWAYTLTANVKLADTPDLQKMRATYTGFPKAMEPPKVIKGDEITGQTFWHGALLNAHFEKWTKYWAGDNARFAMTAMEDSGVIQSIKMLAKSGKADPQRVLVLRTGSNYSMPSPASGLGAAESLNAENSGGYSGLQPSLDAAFIVGGKVVDEITGHWDRYRDTTPGATAGASAAGP